CTCAGGTCAGCCCACAAATCAACTTATTGTGTTTATGTTTCCGTTATGTTGTTGATCTCCTCTTTAGCGCTTGTAAACACCCTGTACTTTTCAGTTGCTGCTGAGCCGGTTAAGGTTGTTTTTGAGTCCTGGATACCCATATGAAGAAATTCTAAGAACATTCCATAATCAGACAAGCATAGTCATGTGCTCATACTTGCCGTATttcaacaaatttaacagaacCAGGGgtgagttatatatatatatatatatatatatatatatatatgtatatgctaGTCTTTGGCTTTAAGGCAGCTTTGAATGTTGAACCAGTTCTTGATCTGGATATTAAACAAATGTAAATTTTCTGGTTATATGTGCAGGAGGTTTGATAGAGTTGAATCATGGAGATCCACAGCCCCTCCAGTATGCTGCAAATGCAGCTTTCTTAGCTACGTTGTACAGCGATTATCTGGATGCTGCTGATACTCCTGGATGGTACTGTGGACCTAATTTCTATTCAACCAGTGTCCTACGAGATTTTTCGAGATCTCAGGTAttgcgtctctctctctctatacaaATGTAATTCTCTGATACACTAGTAATGGGAAATATCATGTTTATCACTTGAAAAACTATTATCAACACTGCTTTTGTCGAGTTGTTGACACATTGGTTTACATAATTACTTTCGAGTactaaaattttagatttgatCGTAAAGGAAATCGTAGACACAGTTGATGTAGTCATTAATGCAGATcttagatttgatgatttatttTTCGTGGTAAAAATCAGATTTGAGCTTAACTCAGCCTACCTGTGTTACTGCAGATTGATTACATACTCGGTAAAAACCCTCGCAAAATGAGCTATCTCGTGGGTTTTGGCCCAAAATACCCGAAACACGTGCATCACAGAGGAGCTTCGATTCCCAAAAACAAAGTGAAATACAACTGCAAAGGAGGATGGAAATGGAGAGACAGCAAGAAACCGAACCCAAACACGATTGAAGGAGCCATGGTTGCTGGTCCTGACAAGCGCGATGGTTTCCGCGATGTACGGACTAACTACAACTACACTGAACCGACTCTTGCAGGAAATGCTGGTCTGGTCGCAGCTCTCGTGGCATTGTCGGGTGAAGAGGAGGCATCTGGTACTATAGACAAAAACACTATATTCTCAGCGGTTCCTCCATTGTTCCCTACTCCCCCGCCTCCACCAGCACCATGGAGACCTTGAGAAACCTAAAACCTGTGTGATTATGTTACTAGACCTGAAGATTAATGTGGTGCCCGCTAAACACACAAGTCAACCATAATCAACTACTAAGGATTTCATTTGCCTTTTGCTGGATATAAAATTTCTGTGGTTAGCTTaccaagagttttttttttgagttgtgCTTTTGTTATTGTGAGATATGACATATCTACGTTTTACTCTGTATATGTATGATACCAACTTGTATTATTTGAATAACAATCGAACGAACGTCTCAAACAGTGTTATTATTGGGAGTGTGCGTTCAGCGTTCTCCTTATAATTTTGAGGGTTGGTATGCCCTGAAGTTTGTAACGAGAAATATAGGGGATGAGAAAGGCCGAAAAAAAACGCTGCGTTGTGCTAACGGCGATTTTATTGGCGATTCTGACTGCGATTCGTGTCGAGGGTTTCTGATGATTTTGGCGTCACCGCCGGGCTCATCTGGTTCGCCAGAGAGTAGGATGAGGGATTGGGAGAAGTGAAGAGATCGAAAGAAGATCAGATATAAAGAGATTCAAAATGGGTAGAAGTGGCGCAGGATAAACGAAGCCTAAAGAAATACGCAGTTGAGGTGAAATCGATTGATGGTAAGCACAAAGTGGTGATTCCTGTTGAGATTCTCTCCGATGCTACTCCGTTGTGGGAGGATTTCATTGTAGGAAAGTTTCTGGATATTGCGCCTCATATCGCTAAGGTGCACATGGTGGTGAACAAGATCTGGAGCTATGGTGATTTGTCATCTAAAGTGGAGGTGTATGATGTCAATGCTACGACGATGAGGTTTAAGATAAAAAATCAGAAAGCTCGGGAGAAGGTTATTAAAAGAGGGATGTGGAACATTGCCGGAATTCCTATGATCGTTAAAAAATGGTCTCCTAAGACGGAAGAGGAAAAGCAGGCGGAAGAAGCTAGTCCGATGTGGGTTAACTTGAGGAAGGTGCCACTGCACATGTTCTCTTGGGAGGCTCTGAGCTTCATGACGAGTACGGTTGGATATCCAGTACATCTTCATCCATAAACGATTGCatgttcaagctttgaggaggcaAAGATTTTTGTGAATGTCGATGTTACAAAAACGCTACCAAAGATTGATTTTGCAATTGATGGGAAAGAGTTTACTGCTGAGTTCTACTATCCTTGGTTACCATCTAGATGTAATATCTGTGAGAAATGGGGTCACAATGATAAGGTCTGTgtaatgaagaagaaagagaagaaacaagGGGGGTTGAATGAAGGAAATGGTGTGTATGGGAAAACAATTGTTGGCAGTAATTCCGGAGGGGATCGTAATAAAGGAGGGGCTGATCATAGTATTGAGAATCATACTCGGGAAGTTGGTATGTATGTGACAAAGAGCAGTGAGGTGTCAAAACAAAAGGAGGCTGCGGATGGTCAAGGCAGCGAGTCGGCTAAGGATAATGTCTGGGCTTTGGTGTCACCAGATAAAGTGGGAAGAACTACATCAAAAACACCAAGCAGGGAGGTAGTTGCTGTTATCTCGGCATCAAAGTTCTCTGTTTTAAGTGTTGAAGCATTCCGTGGTAGCAGAGTGGATAAATAATAGAGAGATCAAGTTTGGTTGTATTTTGGAAACAAGAGTGAAGGAGAGAAAGGCAGGGaagattttaaataatgtgTTCAGGGATTGGTCTTCTATTACTAACTATGAAGATAGTAGAGGAGGCATAATATGGTTTTTATGGAGAGATTCAGTTCGAATAACACCAGTGTATAAGACGGATCAATTGGTGACTGTAAGAGTGGAGATGGAAGATGAGGAGGGTTTTTTTTGTATGAGTATCTATGCTAGTAATCAGGTGGAAGAGAGGAAAGTGTTATGGGAGGATCTGATTCATCAACATGAATCTCCGAGTTTCAAAAATAAAGCTTGGATGGTTTTAGGAGATTTTAATGAGATACTGGAAGGTGATGAGAGTTCGAGTTTTGATAATGGTGGAAGAATGTCTAGTGGTATGAGGGATTTTAAGGCACTGGTACTTCGATGTCGTCTCGCAGATATGGCTTATCAGGGGCCTAGGTATACTTGGTGTAATAAGAGGGAGGAAGGCATTATCTGCAACAAGTTAGATAGAGTACTGCTCAATGAAGAAGCTCTTCTCAGATTTAGCAATGCTTATTCAGTTTTTGAATCTGGTGGTTGTTCTGATCACATGAGGTGCAAAGTGCAGTCGTTTCCTCCTCGTGTGAGAATCAAAAGACCTTTTAAGTATGTAAATGCTTTGGGGAGTCTACCCTCGTTTCTGCCTATGGTGAAAGATTACTGGGATGCAACAGAGAGTTTATTTCACTCCACCTCAGCTATGTTCAGGTTTTCGAAAAAACTGAAGAACTTGAAGCTGTTAATTAGAGAGATGGGCAGGGAAAAGATGGGGAATATTTCAAAAAGAGCAAAAGAAGCTTTCGATTCTCTCTGCATAAAGCATAATTTTACTCTAGCAAACCCGAGCGAGGAAGCAATCCAAGATGAAGCTGAAGCTTATGGAAGATGGCTACATGTAGCTAGTTTAGAGGAGGATTTTTTGAAGCAGAAAGCAAAGCTTCATTGGCTGGATATTGGAGACCAAAACAATAAGACTTACCACAGAGCTATTACATCAAGGGAAGCTCAGAATATGATTCGAGAAATCAGATGTGTGAATGGGGACTTAGTAAATTCACATCTGGAGATTAAGCAGGAGGCAGAGAGTTTTTTCTCAGAATTTCTCAATCGTATTCCTGAGAATTTCCAAGGCACTAACAAGGAGGAGTTGCGGAGCTTACTTGATTTCAGTTGCTCTGATGAAGATTGTCGTCTCTTGGAGGAGGAAGTTACTGCAGAGGAAGTGCGTAAAGTCCTATTTGCTATGCCAAATAACAAATCTCCTGGGCCAGACGGTTATCCTGCTAAGTTCTTCAAGACTACTTGGTCAGTACTAGCTCAAGATTTTACTATCGCGGTGCAGTCTgtattttgatttggttttcttCCTAAGGGGGTGAATTCCACAATCTTGGCTTTAGTCCCAAAGAAGCTGGACTCTCTAGAGATGAGAGACTACAGGCCGATTGCATGCTGCAACGTCCATTATAAGGTGGTCTCTAAAATTGTGGCTAATAGGCTAAAGAGATTGCTTCCTCAGATCATAATAGAAAACCAGTCAGCGTTTGTTAAAGGTTGTTTGCTCATGGAGAATGTTCTTCTAGCTTCAGAACTCGTCAAGGATTATCATAAGGACACAATTGCCCCAAGGTGTGTTATGAAAATTGATATATCTAAAGCGTTTGATTGAGTTCAATGGACGTTTGTATTGAAGAGTCTGAGTGCCTTGGGATTTCCTAAGAAGTTCATTCATTGGATATAATTATGCATAACGAGTCCTTCGTTCTCGGTGCAAGTCAATGGTTATCTCGCGGGGTACTTTCAAAGCTCAAGAGGACTACGTCAGGGTTGCTCTCTTTCGCCGTACCTGTTCGTATTGTGTATGAATGTATTATCAAGGAAAATTGATAGAGCAGTGGCTGAAGGAAAATTCAAGTTTCACCCGGGTTGTCAATCTCTCTCGATCACACACCTATGCTTTGCAAATGATTTAATGGTGTTTGTTGAAGGATTGAAGCAGTCTGTACAAGGTGCGTTAACTGTGTTTGAAGAGTTTGAGGTGTGGTCTGGATTGAGCATCAGTGTGGAGAAATCAACAATATATATGGCGGGGGTTTCGGATGTAGAGAAGAGAAGTATCTTGTCCAATTTTAAGTTTGCAGTTGGAGAGCTCCCTGTTCATTACTTAAGTCTTCCACTAATGACACATGTGATGAAGAAGCAAGATTATGTCCCTCTTTTGGAAAAGATAAGAAGCAAAATAAGTTCCTAGACGTGTAGATTCTTGTCATTCAGTTAATAAACTCTGTTCTCATTAGTGTAGTCAACTTTTGGGCGACAGTGTTCCGTTTACCGTGCAGTTGTATAAAGGAAGTGGAACAAATATGCTCAGCTTTCTTATGGACGGGGCCATCTCTTAAATCTTCAAATGCAAAGGTTGCTTGGAAAGATATCTGCTGCACTAAGAGTGAAGGGGGTTTGGGGATCAGAAATCTGAGAGAAGTCAATAAGGTTTATGGTCTCAAACTGATATGGAGAATGTTAACTGGAGAGTCTCTTTGGGGGAAATGGATCCGAGCTAACTTGCTGAAAGGGCAAAGCTTTTGGGAAGTTAACTCAAAGATGCAATTGGGTTCTTGGATGTGGCATAAGATGTTGAAGTTGAGAAGTGTGGCTAAGCTGTTCTTGAAGTTTGAAGTGGGTAATGGAAGATACACCTCTTTTTGGTTTGATAATTGGTCTGGGAAAGGGGTTCTCTCTGATTTGTTGGGTGTTAGGGGGATCATTGATATGAGAGTGAAAAAGAATGCTACAGTGGAGGAGGCAGTGTTAAgtgtttgaagaagaagacaccGTGTAGGAATGCTTAATGAGATTGAGGAGGAGCTACGTATCATTGAGAATAATCTGAATGCATGCAATACTGATACTTATCTTTGGAAAAGAGACTCGGAGTATAGGAAGGAGTTCTCTACTCAGAAAACTTGGGATCAGTTGAGAGAAAAAAGTCATTTTGTAATTGGGCTCAAGGCATTTGGTTTCCGCAAGCGACTCCGAAATATGCTTTCATGGCGTGGCTGTCAGTGAGAGATAGGTTGTCGACTATGGATAAAGTGATGAAATGGAGCCAGGGGAGTGATGATGTCTGTGTTCTTTGCAAGAATGCGCCTGAGTCGAGAAACCACTTATATTTTGAATGCAACTTGTCTGCTCAAGTTTGGGAATTCATTGCTAAAGGGTTGTTGAGGAATTCTTATACTACAGATTGGTCAAGGATCATACGCATTATCTCTGAGAGgacaagagagaagaagagtcTGATATGTATTAGATATGCTTTTCAGGCTGTCTTATAcgcattgtggagagaaaggaACAAGGTAAGGCATGGAGAAAAGATGATGCCCCTGTCGGTTCTAAAAAGAGTGATTGAGAAAGGTATTAGAAACATAATCAGTATAGTGCGAAAAAGTGGAGCAAAAGGTATGGAGGAGTTAATGCAATTCTGGTTTCTAACTAGAATGTAACTAGGTTTTTGCTTATCTTTTGAGTAGTGGAGTATAAGttttaaagtaaaaaggaaGCACAAGTTGTAATAAGGCTTTTTtggtgaataaatttaacattcattaaaaaaacgAAATATAGGAGATAAAAGACCAAGAGTGACATGGGAAGAGAACAATTGTCACTCAgaaaagtatttcatttcctAATGATGCATTAGGTtccaataaagaaaaaagacgTTGTGAATGAATAACATCGAGTCAGTTCGATATAACTTAAAATATGGTATAAAAGCTAAGATCTTACTAAAGGTTTATCAAAACTACTAAAGGTTTATCATAACCttttaacacaaaaaaatttgGTCAGAGCGATCGGCCAACAATTTACACTaacttttctctctcttcctgGCAATTGAAAAGGCGATTAGGGTTTTCCTCCTCCTACTCGCGCCGACGGCTCCGGCACCACGCCACCGTCGAGAACTCTTTGTCTCCCCTCTTCTTACCTGTAAAATTTCTTCTCCTCGGCGATGGGGAAGCGCAAAAAGCCTGGTGCCTTGAAATTTGTGGCCTCCTCTAAGCTAGGGCACTTTAAAGGGGCTTCTGCCGCCTCTTCTAAACCAGCTTCTCTTCCCGTAACCACTGAGCGTTCTTCTGCAGGAGATGTTCATGGAGAGCAGCCATCTTCTAATCATGTTGGTGAGCTCGATTCATTGGGTGAAAGCCAGAGCTTGAAGAATGTTACCTCGTGCACTGTTGAAGGTTCATCCTCCAGTGCGGAAACTATTCCAGATCCTCCATTTGAGTACTTGAGCATGGCTGAAGGCCATGTCGTTGTTTCTCCTCTATCGGGAAATGCAGAGCCATCGCTGTTTGCAAGGATTCAAAAATCATGTATGCTTCAGGAACTGGGAACTCCAACTACTCATGTGTCAGGGCCCCCATTTGTGATGATACCTGATGAAAATATTGATTCTGCAAAGGAGGAATTCAAGGAATTTGTGTTTGCTCGATTTCCAGGAGAAGTTCCACCTATGGGAAGAATTATTGGTGTCGTAAATGCGATTTGGGCACGTGCAGGTCCTATAATCTTTGTGCACAAGATTGGAGAAGGAACATTCTTATTGAAAGTCACAAATGAGAGAACGAGAGATGCGCTGCTGAGCCGTCAGGTCTGGATGATTAAGGGATGCCCAATGTTTGTCGCAGCCTGGTCACCGGAGTTCACGCCGGAGCAGCCTCAACTAACATCAGCAGTGGTGCCGGTTTAACTGAGGGGTGTTCCTTACCTTCTATTCAACAACCAAAGTCTGAGTAGGATTGCCACTGCGGTTGGCAAACCTGTTTCGCTAGCACCAGAAACCGAGAGAAAATAATAGTTTGAAGTTGCTAAAGTATGGGTTAAAGTTAATCTGCTGGCTGCTTTGCCGGATAGGATTGTCTCAGGTTTTTCCAATGGGAAGGAAGTGGAGATCTCCGTTTCGTACCCTTGGCTGCCAGATAAATGCTCCAGCTGTAAGAAGTTTGGTCACAAACACCAGCTCTGTCCCGTTGTAGGCCATGAATGGAGGCCCACTGTTCCACCTGCTACACATAGAAATGTGCCATCTGCAGCTCGTTCCTTGAGCCGTGAGTCTAAGGGTAAGAAGCGCTCTAGGCCTGGAAGATCTGCTCGGGCAAGGAGGCGTGACCATAGCAGGAGCAGAGACGATGCATGAGATGCAAACACAGAGCCTGCTAGCCCACAGCGTGATCCACCGAGTGAGGCACAAGAGTCTCTTGGCACTGGCACAAGTGAGTCTATGATGGCGCAGAAGGATTCATCAGATGATCTCCAATTGGTTGTTAATGCAGAACTCGAGGAACCATCTGAAGGAAATGCAAGCGATAAGACCTGCCTAAAGGAAGGTCCACCAAAGCAGGTGGTCTCTTTGGACATGAACTTGGGATTCTCTACAGTTCATGTTTATGATGTAGATGATGGTACTGCCTCGGACTCTGATAGGGCAGCATCAAACGATCCGTTCTTCTTGGTCTCAAACTGGAAGGGTAGCCGCAAGGCTACCAAAGCCTAAATTTTTTTGGAATCATGTTTTTTGCGTGGAATGCTAGAGGTCTGAACAGCGATACACGCCACAGTTCAGTCAAGAACTGGATAGGAAAATATAAACCCCTTTTTGGAGCGTAACTAGAAACAAAAATACAACACAATCACACAAGTCGGATCTCAAGAGTTCTTCCAGCTGGATGGAAGTATTTTGCGAACTCGGATAACCAGTCTACAACAAGGATTATTGTTGTTTGGCATCCAAATGTATCAGTAACGATATACCAGGCTTCGCCCCATGTCGTTACGTGTGGAATCTTTATTTTGGCTGAAAACCTCTCTCTCACGGTTAGCTTTGTCTACGAGTTTAATCAGGTTGAGGAGAGGCAGCAATTGTGGAATGAGCTGGTATTAATAAATGCTGATACTCCTGCATCAAGATATCCATGGGCGGTATTAGGTGATTTTAATCAGATTTTGCGATCCAACTAACATTCTCATCACCTGATTACTGAGGTTGATACTGCTGGGATGGAGGTCTTCAATTTGGCATTGCAGGAAGCATAATTGTTTGAGGCTCAGGCTAATGGCCTCACGTACTCATGGTGGAACAATCAGGATGCAAATCCGGTGGCGAAAAAAATAGACCATGCTCTCATCAACCACAATTGGGCTCAAATGTTCCCTCATTCTTATTGTGAGTTCCTAGAACCAGAACAATCAGACCACACACCTTGCTTGGTGAGGATGGCTTCTCAATCTCGACGGGCTCCTAAACCCTTCAAGTTTTTTCATCACACAATAGATCATCCGGAATACTTGGAGACAGTGAGAAATGCTTGGAACTTTGGAACAATTCAGGGATTTCAGCAGTTCAAGCTCGCTCATTCTCTTAAGCTTCTCAAACCTGCTTTAAGGAGCTTAGATGCTAGAAATTATAGTGGCATCTCCCTGAGGGTAAAAGAACAGGCTTCTCAGGTTGCACTGATCCAGCGGCAGCTTCTGTCCAATCCTGATACTGAGACTGCGCGACTGGAGCATGAGGAAAGAGGAAAGCTACAAGTACTCGCTAAGGCTGAACAGAAATTCCATCGTCAAAAGTCCAGGAATCAGTGGCACCACTTAGGAGACAGGGATACAACTTTCTATCATAGATCAGTGGTCCAAAGAGCCAGCAGTAACCATATTCACTTCTTCAGAGACTCGGGGGATCATATGATCAATACGGCTGAGGGGATTAAGGAGCATGCTGTTGACTATTTCACAGACATTTTGGGCGAGACAGAATTGCTGAGTTCACCTGCAACAGTGGACCAGCTCAGAGAAATGATGGACTTTAGATGCTCAGAGGGTCAAAAAGTGGAGTTGATGAAGGATGTAACAAATGAGGAGATTACAAAGACAGTCTTTGCTATGCCCCTTAGTAAGAGCCCTGGTCCAGATGGCTACTCAGTTGAGTTCCTTAGATCATCGTGGACAATTGTTGGGAATGATTTCATCGCTGCCGTCCAAGAGTTTTTCAGAAATGGAAAGCTGCTCAAGGACCTCAACAACACGGCAATAGTTCTTATTCCAAAGCACCGGACGCGTGCAAACTGGGAGAGTTTAGACCGATAAGCTGCTGCAACATTTCTTATAAAGTCATAGCAAAGATCATTGCTAATCGACTAAAGCCTATCCTCCAGCACTGTATCAGCCCCAACCAATCAGTGTTTTTAATGGGGAGAAGCCTGGGAGAAAATGTTCTACTCTCTTCTGAATTGATAAGAAATTATGAAAAAGCCACCTGCGCAAAGAGCTCGATGCTGAAAGTtgatattaggaaagcatttgATACGATATGCTGGGATTTCTTGCTGAAACTTTTGGAGGCACAAGACTTTCCACCTGTTTTCCGGGAATGGGTTAAGGAGTGTATAACATCACCAAGATTTTCCATGTCCATAAATGGAGAGCTAGCCGGCTTCTTCAAAGGAAAGAAGGGGCTGAGGCAAGGAGATTGCATATCTCCATATATGTTTATTATGGTAATGGAAGCTTTATCAAAAATTCTTGAGAAAGCTGCTGTGGAGGGCAAGATAAAGCTTCATCCTAAGTGTGAAGATCCCAGAGTTACGCACCTGCTCTTCGCTGATGACCTTCTGGTCTTCTTGGATGGGTCTCACTCCTCTTTGGCTGGAATCTCTAATGTTATGGTGGAATTTAAGAATATGTCAGGACTGGAGATGAACCCGTCGAAATCAGAGATCTTCTTCGGGGGTTACAATGATACTGAGGCTGCTACGCTAAGTGATACATCAGGCTTCAAGCTGGGTATCTTCCCTACTCGCTATCTTGGCTTGCCTTTCTAATCCGGGTAGACTAACACACTTCAGCCTTTCCTTGATAAGATAACAGGAAAGCTGCATTCTTGGACTGTGAAATACTTATCTTTTGCTGGGATAATCAGACTTGTTGCTTCAGTAATTTACGGGGTGGTTAACTTTTGGAGTGCAGTATTTGTATTGCCAAAAGCATTTTAAAAGGTTGATTCTCTTTGTGAAGCTTTCCTATGAAAGAACGATACGACATCAGCCAGAGGAGCTCAGGTGGCTTGGACAGACATATGTATGCCAAAAGAAGAGGGAGGGCTTGGCTTAAGGCATTTGGAAGATTTTGAGACAGTCTTTCGGCTTAAAAGAGTCTGGTCTTACTTCTCCGCACCAGCTTCAATTTGTGTCTCTTGGATGAGAAAACTTATCTTCCATCGAAATGGCTACTGGCAG
This genomic stretch from Brassica napus cultivar Da-Ae chromosome C9, Da-Ae, whole genome shotgun sequence harbors:
- the LOC106423221 gene encoding uncharacterized protein LOC106423221, giving the protein MLKVDIRKAFDTICWDFLLKLLEAQDFPPVFREWVKECITSPRFSMSINGELAGFFKGKKGLRQGDCISPYMFIMVMEALSKILEKAAVEGKIKLHPKCEDPRVTHLLFADDLLVFLDGSHSSLAGISNVMVEFKNMSGLEMNPSKSEIFFGGYNDTEAATLSDTSGFKLGKLHSWTVKYLSFAGIIRLVASNDTTSARGAQVAWTDICMPKEEGGLGLRHLEDFETVFRLKRVWSYFSAPASICVSWMRKLIFHRNGYWQTPDSPRFSPTIRRMLQLKPIVSELMRCVVGNGESASFWYDHWTELGPLFEVAGQSGPRSLRVRGNASVVDATVDGSWRFPAARSNEIQSIQMEITSLDLPMPSNGPDCYLWRKAGGTFGTSFSSKTTWEYLRVSAPVVFWSKIIWFKENIPRNTFMAWLALLRRLPTKDRLR